One part of the Bradyrhizobium sp. CB1650 genome encodes these proteins:
- a CDS encoding TIGR00645 family protein gives MVILGSRWLQLPLYLGLIIAQCVYIALFVKELWHLSWHALDLTEQQIMMSVLALIDVVMISNLLVMVIVGGYETFVSRLDLQGHPDEREWLGHVNASVLKIKLAMAIIGISSIALLRTFIEAGNLGSDRAGFTEKGVMWQVLIHITFVVSAIGIAFVDRLGDSGVRRHAE, from the coding sequence ATGGTCATCTTGGGCTCGCGCTGGCTGCAATTGCCGCTTTATCTCGGGCTGATCATCGCGCAGTGCGTCTACATCGCGCTGTTCGTCAAGGAGCTCTGGCATCTCTCCTGGCACGCCCTCGATCTGACCGAGCAGCAGATCATGATGAGCGTGCTCGCGCTGATCGACGTGGTGATGATCTCCAATCTGCTCGTGATGGTGATCGTCGGCGGCTACGAGACCTTCGTGTCCCGGCTCGATCTTCAGGGCCATCCCGACGAGCGGGAATGGCTCGGCCACGTCAATGCGAGCGTGCTCAAGATCAAGCTCGCGATGGCCATCATCGGCATCTCCTCGATCGCGCTGCTGCGCACCTTCATCGAGGCCGGCAACCTCGGCTCGGACCGCGCCGGCTTCACCGAAAAGGGCGTGATGTGGCAGGTCCTGATCCACATCACCTTCGTGGTCTCGGCGATCGGGATCGCCTTCGTCGACAGGCTCGGCGACAGCGGCGTGCGCCGGCACGCGGAGTGA
- a CDS encoding DUF1476 domain-containing protein: protein MTTFDKREQGFEAKFAHDEELMFKATARSNKLLGMWAAGQLGLTGDAAASYATTLVTENLANQTMDETLRKVSDDLAGKGISSEQVAQKLRECMHQALAQLEATPREQR from the coding sequence ATGACCACGTTCGACAAGCGCGAGCAGGGTTTTGAGGCCAAATTCGCCCACGACGAGGAGCTCATGTTCAAGGCCACGGCCCGGTCCAACAAGCTGCTCGGGATGTGGGCCGCAGGGCAGCTCGGGCTCACGGGCGATGCCGCGGCAAGCTATGCGACCACGCTGGTCACGGAGAACCTGGCGAACCAGACGATGGACGAGACCTTGCGCAAGGTGTCGGACGACCTAGCCGGCAAGGGGATTTCATCGGAGCAGGTTGCTCAAAAGCTCAGGGAATGCATGCACCAGGCGCTGGCGCAGCTCGAGGCCACGCCGAGGGAGCAGCGCTAG
- a CDS encoding DUF2939 domain-containing protein — protein sequence MKWIVGTLAVVLTILVIYAGSALVSVLGLVSAVRNGDVSQIMTRTDLPRVRHSIVDQLMTAYLERLGQKRPLRPIERMAITSLGTTIADDFATKLITPENLSVLLGSGIVRNAAENISFGTMSSLADLDASNVVVLLGRINPVKPVEFTLGFGRGENAGSISMHFAGAGWKLSGVGLPRRIVATMVDRLPTH from the coding sequence ATGAAATGGATCGTAGGCACCCTTGCGGTCGTCCTGACCATTCTCGTGATCTATGCCGGATCGGCTTTAGTCTCCGTATTGGGTCTCGTTTCGGCCGTTCGGAACGGTGACGTTTCTCAGATCATGACGCGGACCGACTTGCCGCGTGTCCGCCATTCCATCGTTGATCAGCTTATGACCGCCTATCTCGAACGGCTCGGGCAAAAACGCCCATTGCGACCGATCGAGCGGATGGCGATCACTTCGCTTGGCACAACGATCGCCGACGATTTTGCAACCAAGCTCATCACGCCAGAGAATCTGTCAGTGCTGCTCGGCAGCGGGATCGTCCGCAATGCTGCAGAGAATATCAGTTTTGGGACGATGTCATCGTTAGCCGATCTGGACGCTTCAAACGTCGTCGTCCTGCTCGGACGGATCAATCCGGTCAAGCCAGTCGAATTTACGCTTGGGTTCGGCCGAGGCGAAAACGCGGGCAGTATCAGCATGCATTTCGCGGGGGCGGGCTGGAAGCTATCGGGCGTCGGGCTGCCGCGGCGGATCGTAGCCACCATGGTCGATCGGCTGCCGACGCATTGA
- a CDS encoding PRC-barrel domain containing protein: MSASSTGDRRAMNILRELQEAEKELVGKAVVLTDGKAGTIDGVFLDDEHGLRISIAGHEGRWPISTVKQIES; encoded by the coding sequence ATGAGCGCCTCGAGCACAGGCGACAGACGAGCCATGAACATCTTGCGCGAGTTGCAGGAGGCCGAGAAGGAGTTAGTCGGCAAGGCGGTCGTCCTGACTGACGGCAAGGCTGGCACAATCGATGGCGTCTTCCTCGATGACGAGCATGGGCTCCGCATCTCGATCGCGGGGCATGAGGGGCGATGGCCGATCTCGACGGTGAAGCAAATCGAGAGCTGA
- a CDS encoding LssY C-terminal domain-containing protein has translation MASLVLAYLALAYLFLPALWSHHEREPGLASLPMITRTSADIPGDPLNVGLVGDKEDIVRAMTAAGWYAADPVTLRSSVEIVGSVILDRPYRDAPVSPLYYQGKKQQLAFEKPDGRSADRRNHVRFWKVLESGDDTRPVWLGSATFDRGVGLSHDTGQVTHHIASDIDAERNLLMTDLRKARVVSSFFQISGIGPTLFGRNGGGDPYYTDGEIHLAVLMPGAAIGPVDPATLPPPALIALKDTVWRSISDQVGAR, from the coding sequence CTGGCATCTCTAGTTCTGGCCTATCTGGCATTGGCCTATCTTTTCTTGCCCGCCCTCTGGAGTCATCACGAACGCGAGCCGGGGCTCGCGTCGCTGCCGATGATCACCAGGACGTCAGCCGACATCCCGGGTGATCCACTGAACGTCGGGCTTGTTGGCGACAAGGAAGACATCGTCCGAGCCATGACTGCGGCAGGTTGGTATGCGGCTGATCCCGTTACACTGCGTTCGAGCGTCGAAATCGTCGGCAGCGTGATACTAGATCGCCCCTATCGCGATGCGCCTGTCAGTCCTCTATACTACCAAGGGAAGAAACAGCAGCTTGCGTTCGAGAAGCCCGACGGGCGCAGCGCAGATCGGCGCAATCACGTTCGGTTCTGGAAGGTGCTCGAGAGCGGCGACGACACGCGGCCGGTCTGGCTCGGGTCGGCGACGTTCGACCGGGGCGTTGGACTGAGCCACGATACGGGCCAAGTGACCCATCACATTGCTTCGGACATTGATGCCGAGCGCAATCTTCTGATGACAGATCTACGCAAGGCGCGCGTTGTCAGCAGCTTCTTTCAGATCTCGGGCATCGGCCCGACGCTATTTGGCAGGAACGGTGGTGGCGATCCTTACTACACGGACGGCGAAATCCATCTTGCTGTCTTGATGCCCGGAGCTGCGATTGGACCTGTCGACCCGGCAACGCTTCCTCCGCCCGCGCTCATTGCGCTGAAGGACACTGTGTGGCGATCGATTTCCGACCAGGTCGGGGCACGATGA
- a CDS encoding septal ring lytic transglycosylase RlpA family protein — protein sequence MGIRRSDSVVRAARGVAAVAACLALANCASSGKFASRVDPKYGVSSSPRVVAWGEPVPKGGGTYRVGKPYVVAGRTYVPEEDVNYRAEGLASWYGDDFHGRLTANGEVFDMGSLTAAHPTLPMPCYARVTNVSNGKSLIVRVNDRGPYHGNRLIDVSNKAAELLEFKGNGVARVRVEYVGRAPLEGSDDRQLMATLRTGIPAPSPSMVRVASAKPFVPELPSSTRGAIRGEVPMPEGRPYSLGNTSADIASINTTSEMSASSRRRGRSVQNVRAVSYDADGGYASDSDGAAEARSILTGRGLY from the coding sequence ATGGGGATCCGACGGTCAGATTCGGTGGTGCGAGCTGCGCGTGGTGTTGCTGCGGTTGCGGCCTGCCTTGCGCTTGCCAATTGCGCCTCGTCGGGCAAATTCGCCAGCCGTGTCGATCCGAAATACGGTGTCTCCTCGAGCCCCCGGGTCGTGGCCTGGGGTGAACCAGTTCCCAAGGGCGGCGGCACCTACCGCGTCGGCAAGCCCTATGTGGTGGCGGGCCGGACTTACGTGCCGGAGGAGGACGTCAACTACCGCGCCGAGGGCCTGGCGTCGTGGTACGGCGACGATTTCCATGGCCGCCTGACCGCCAATGGCGAGGTGTTCGACATGGGCTCGCTGACGGCGGCGCATCCGACCCTGCCGATGCCGTGCTATGCGCGGGTGACCAACGTGTCGAACGGCAAGTCGCTGATTGTCCGCGTCAATGACCGCGGGCCCTATCACGGCAACCGGCTCATCGACGTCTCGAACAAGGCCGCCGAACTCCTTGAATTCAAAGGCAATGGCGTTGCCAGGGTCCGCGTCGAATATGTCGGCCGGGCACCCTTGGAAGGCTCCGACGACCGCCAGCTCATGGCCACCTTGCGCACTGGCATTCCGGCTCCGTCGCCCTCTATGGTCCGGGTCGCTTCGGCGAAACCCTTCGTGCCGGAACTGCCGTCATCGACCCGCGGTGCCATCCGCGGCGAGGTTCCGATGCCCGAGGGGCGGCCCTACAGCCTCGGCAATACGTCGGCCGATATCGCCTCGATCAATACGACCTCGGAAATGTCGGCCTCGAGCCGCCGCCGCGGCCGGTCGGTCCAGAACGTCCGGGCGGTGTCGTACGACGCGGACGGCGGCTATGCCAGTGACAG